A region of the Phaseolus vulgaris cultivar G19833 chromosome 11, P. vulgaris v2.0, whole genome shotgun sequence genome:
CTTACGAGGCAACACTAGATCTCTGAGAGGCTTGGGCACTGTAGTGTTTGGAAAAACAGAAAACCAGTAATCTTTAGCAGATTGCGAGGCATCAATTTCTCTCAGAGTTAGCTGCAAAAATTGTTCAAAGTAACAAAAGTGTTACAACAATTATAGGTTAAGAAAAACTTGTTCCATACATTACAAAATTTCACGTAATTTACtagtagaaataaaaaatttatagatGTATTCTTAattgaactttaaaaaaaaataaaatctgaaACTGAGTTTCTTATAGTAAAGACAAAGGCTATTCtgatcaaatatatttttgttgcGTGGTTGGTAGGTTACACTACAATAAAACCatgaaatataaatcaatttttagagacaaaaaataattagttgttatagtgactaaattagagattattttagaaactaaatttttgttggcttctaaaatagtttctattattgttaaatagtttctaaattagtgtcTAATTAGCAACCGAGGTTTTTGCTActtattatttagattctaaatttgatagcaaaaaccttggttgctaattagacacaagtttataaatcatttaaccataatagaaactaatttaaaaacaaaaaaattttcAGTCTCTAAAAAtcgtttctaatttaatcactatagcaattaattatttttttgtctaaaaattggtttctattttatgattttcttgtagtgttaggatttgttagattttttttcatgatatgAAAATCATACATTCTTGAAAAACATGTAAAATGATGAAGTTAAAACAATGAAGGTAAAACAATGTAAAATGATGAAGCTATAGCAAAGATGGAGGAAAATGGCTTACACATAAAAAAGCTAAAAAGATTAGATATCCAAACTCCATTTTTGCTGTGAAGTGAGATTATGGGAAGCTATTGAGTTTATGTGTGGGAATGAGGTGAGTTGGTGATAGTATATATATAGTGAATTCAAGTGATAATTATTAGCTTCTTTGAAATAATTGTGTGTTATCAAATTTcaacaagaaaaatataaattattgtgCCATCTTCTATCAATTAAGgcaactattattttttattcaactcTGGCAACTTGCCAACCACACACTGCTCCCAGCACACCAGAACAAACTGTGATAGCCACCACTGCAATTaatacaatgaaaaaaaaaattacactaatttaaaacaaacactcatctattaaaaatatgtttttctgcattttcattaaatattaaataataaattgatatattaaaaattcatattattaaatatttttattttttttcctgatTGAGTGcttgtattattaaaaaaatatcaccgTAAATGAGATAATCACAATCGCTATATATAGATAAATTTATGATCTCAGTGTCAAATTCATGAGTTTAAACACTTCGAATAAAACCTATTATAgatatttgtaaatattttgatattatatcaatcattttttttgtaaattttattgtGGAGATAATCATTTTTAAGCGTTAtgacatattttttaatatattttattcttatttttaattttattttaaaattaatgtcaTTCTTTGGGTTTTTAgataaattcttttttttcctcttttctcTAGTGAAAATAATgatatgttttagaaaatattttaataatattcatttttatttttcagtattgatgttttaaatttataaaaataatgtttttgtaaccaaatatttttattaaactttcgtttatgttaattttattatagatttgaaaaataaatattgtcaattaatttttgtttctagtGAAGCTTACCAACtctatatataaaagatataagTTATTTGAGTTTAAGAGGTACAAATAACTATTATATTTCTATTACTTACTTTtatgtcattttttttataaattcatgAAATGTATTAGTTTCATATGaaactaataattaatattgtaaCCTTTTAAGGAGAAgcgtttttaatataatttatctttTCATATTTGAGATCttttaaatgataaattattattttagaaataatataaagaattgaaaatgtatttttatattaattttaatatacataattttatttccTTCTATTAAGATTTATGCTtcttttaaagagaaaaattaATCATTATGAAATAATCCATACTTATGTGTACTTCAATGATAAAATAGTCTATTTCAAAGAAGGTACAATCTAGGTTAGTTGATCTAAgaccataattttttatttctttgagtCAGAGGACATAAAAAATGCTAGAGTATCTTTAATACaagattaataattattttaaaattttgtacaatttttttatggTCCTTCCATGTTAAATATAATACATTGTGTATTGATGACAAACAAATAAATTCGTCCTAGTAAATATAGTTCAAATGCATTGTTtttatcctaatttttttttatattattaaaataacttaagttgtttgattatttattcataattataatttctttttttattatattaaaaaaatattattttagcatTGAATTTTTGACActgttatatttttaattatttaacaaatatttagattattatatacataagaaaaaaataaaacataaatgttATATCTCCCAAATATCAAATACTAGAgtgaatatatattattaaattgaaGTATTTGACCAAATAtcaaaatctttattttttcttcttctattggTGATGCACTATTTAATATATCTTTATATATTTGAACCTATAACCCATGAGTTTTATAAAAGAgattacttaaaaataaaaatatatttaaaatgtgaataatacaattttttttataatacacATTTATAGGGATGATGACTTAAATTGGTCAAACATTACTAATTTAATGAGTAGGTACCCTTGACATGAAGGTACaattacattatattatattacttCTTTGCTGATTTTCATTGAATTTGTTTGTTACTATCCCCACCCTGCTATATTTGCACCTTCCTTATAGCCGCCATCACTGTTCACCCAAAcactcttttatttatttatatcaatTATTGAAATGTACTTAGATATACGTGATGAGATTTTCcataacctttttttttatagaaaaataatatttaattttttataaattaaaattattttatgtacaagtcaaaaacaaaaagaatatacaatattatataagttttacttcaaattatgaaaaattaattatatattttagattttttttaaaaattattgggCCGGGTACTTCTCTCCTTgatggtgctctcggcttctcctctcggctggtgctctcggcttctcctctcggctggtgctctcggcttctcctcacaacaggtggggggtacctgcaagtcgctccgatgccaaagtcagaaaaggtttaatgttcatcagataaaatcactcttacctttttcttgtgctgacctcctatttatagggtttCGTTGATGGGCCTTCAACAGTACTTTTGGACTTTCTTCtcacacctttttattacttttacaccCCCTTGTGCAAGTTCCTTATTTAAATTGggctttattatgatttttattatcctTTCAGGTTTCGGTTTAAACCTCTCGGTTTCAACCTTTTTCCCTTGTTTACTCAATGTTGTTCTCGgcctaaacctctcggttttagcctaccagtacactagcccccgaggcaaaaatattttatttcaagttttaaagaaatatttgtgtcttaatataatataataatttttgacgtttgatttgatttgatatggAACGCTTTGATTTCTGCGCTTTATTTTGCTCAGTTTTCATGACTTGACAGGAACTTGCTATTTTGGCCGTTAGATGACATATGTTTGAATGGTGCCACATTGTTTATATCGTTTGAAATTCTAGGGTTTTTCCTGGGCTATAAATAGGTTTGCCATTGGGTTTTTTATGATTGTGTGAGCTTTGCTGCTGTTTAGAAGGAAGCATATTGTCAATCTTCGTTCAATTCTTGCGAAGGTAATGTCTCTTTCAAGTTCTTCTGCTACTGATGAATTTTCAAGCGCGGGTGGTGAATCAACTGGCCGAGTGGTTCGAGAAGAAGTTCCTCCTGAGTCAAAATCTTCTTCTGCTACTCCATCTTGTATGAATGATTCAAGTGGAGCTCCTGCTGTTGATGTTCCACAAGAATTTGGATTTGTCGTACCCCAGAAAAACCTTCGTCCTGGTTATCAATGGGTCAATCCTAAAGTCCGAGAGTATTTCTCGAAGTATCGTTCTGCTAACGAACTTCGGAGTTTTCTTTCCCgttctcaaatttattattctgatattgaaaatgatatCATTTCATTTCGGCGTGTTGGTGATGTTGATAATGTGTGTCATGGCCGAGAAGGTGATagctatgaattttttttatttttatgcttgctTTTTCAGAGATCTTCATATTCGATTGCCTTTGAACAATTTTCAAATGGGcgttcttaattttcttaatgtTGCTCCTACTCAGCTTCATCCTAATGGTTGGGCTGCGATGCAAGCATTCAGTATTTGTGTAAATTATTGTCACTTTCTCCTAGTCCTTCTGCATTTCTATACTATTATAGTTCTCGGCCTGGTAAACGGCCAGGGTGGCTATCCCTTATTAGCAAGTCCAATGTGTGTTTTCTTAAGCCTTTTACGTCGTCGTATAAGGATTTTAAAggaagttttttcaaaattctaatagAGCCACTAGGAAGAGAATATTTCTTTAATGGAAATTCTCCAAAATTTCCTCTGTATTGGACGAAAGATCCTGTGAAGTTTAACTCAATATCCTTTCATTCGATGGGTGTGGCCGATCGTCATGTTATTGAAGTTTTTAGTCGTTTCTCGTATCAAGTTCCCACTCATGCTTTGCTTCAGTTGTATATTTCATCACATCCTCGAGAAGATCTTACTGGTACGTGGTTATTCCgcattttcttgctttttagGATAAGTTTTTTAACtttgctaaattttttattgattttcagctCTGATGGCAAGTACTAATCCGAAAGCTCGATCTTACTTTTCGAAACTGCTTAACAAAGTGGGTGATGTTACTCCCCGACGCGAGAATGTGGTGAATCCTGTTGTGGAAGTAGAAAACGTGGAGCCAGTTGCTAATGTTGACGTGGTGGAACCGACAAGTAATGTTGATGTTGCTGGTCCTtcgaagaaatcaaagaaacggGATAGGAGCAGCAAGAAGTCACATTCATCTTCTCGGCGCCATCGCCATAGTGTAAATGTTTCATGTGAACCTCTTCCCGAAACGATTTTTAGTGCTACGAATAAATATGCAAAATTCGTTCAAACATCTTTTAGTGAATCAACTTACAATATGCTAAAAAATATGGATGCTGCTTCATTAGCGGATTCTGttattgaattatcaagtagAAATCTTTTGATTGGAAAAATGATGAAAGAGAAGAATGGAAACTGTGTGTCGTTGTCCGAATTTGAGAAGCTGAAGAATGATTTTGCTGAGTATAAGGATAAAATGAACTCTTTATCATTAGAGTTAGAGAAGGTGGTAGAACAGAAAGAACAACAAGAAACCGAAAATGAAGGTCTTGGAAAAGAAATTTCTGATTTGAAGAATGAAAACCTGAAATGTATTACGGAGAATGCTCAATTATGCAAGGAGAATCAACTTTTGACCGAGAAGGTATCGGCGCTATCTTCTGCTAATGAATCTGACAGGAACACCATCAAACTTATGGATGAGGAGATTAATCAGCTAAAGACCAATGTTTTTGAAGCCGAAAGTTTTATATTTGAACAACACAAACTTGGCTTTGAGAAGGCTCTTCAACAAGcaaaatacttttataaaattCCTATTGATGAAGGTAATTTTGATGTTAAAAAGGACTTTTATAATGGTGAGCTAGTTCCTGCTAATGAGATTCCAGATAATGATGCTGAAGatattaatattgaaaattagGTATAGGGTTTTAAGGTTTAGTTTGTCGGATACTTCTCGGTTACTTGTGGAGAAGTATAATTGTTTTGGAATTGTAAGCTTTGTTGGATATTTGCATTCGTGATgtaattccttttttttttgggAACTTTTGTTAATATAACTGTTTAAGCTTTTGTGGTTATCATCGTAATTTTATCCTGTTATGTTCTGATAATTCTGTTATAATTGTTGAGGCTTGCTAATTTTCAGTTCTTTTGTTGAAAGCGTTAGAAATGTTAGAATTATTTGAGTTTCCCTCTCGGTTTCTATTATTAGTTTAAAGACGACATTTTGTTGGAGCATGAAGATATTAACTGTTATGACTTGGACCTTTCggtaatattaattttgttgtgaagtataaaattattaatcaaaAACCTTTAATTTATTAAGGTTGATTCGTAATTGATATATTATTGACTGGAATATGCAACTGTCGGTTTAGTAATGTAAATTGTACGAGTAACTTTCGGTTTTTGGAATTGTGTTTTAGCTCTGATTTTTCGGTAGATAAAATGTTTAAGATTGAAAAATTTTAAAGGAAGATTCTGATAGCAGGGATTTTCAAAAAACGAAAGCTAATTCTGATCTTTCGGTTTTCGTGTGTtttgaagattttcaagaatgAGCATTATTTGTTtgttcgggagggatttcacctgaaatGAAAGCATCCAAGCCCGAAAAAGCTATGTAAATCGATTCTCGGGTGGGATTTCACCTGGAATGAAAGCATCCAAACCCAAAAAAAAACTGTAAATCTATTCTCGGgtgggatttcacctgaagtgaaagcatccaaagCCGAGAGTTTATTTAAATCTATTCTCGGgtgggatttcacctgaagtgaaagcatccaaagCCGAGAGTTTATGTAAATCTATTCTCGGgtgggatttcacctgaagtgaaagcatccaagacCGAGAGATGAAGAATGTATATGTACATAATGGAAGATAACAAAACGGATTGTTTCTTGAGAATTCCTCTTCATTATATGATAAGTAATTTACATCTATtctaactgaaataaaattttagatgaCTTGCATTCCAGGTTCTCGGTATCATTTTTTCTTCCAAAGTTTCTAACCTATAAGCTCCATTTTGTAAGTTTTCTAGCACTCTAAAAGGTCCTTCCCAATTGGATGCCAATTTTCCATGTCGTGGATCCTTTCTAGCATCAGTTCGCATTCTCCACACCAGATCCCCTTCTTTAAAAGCCCTAAATCTGACTTTTGCATTAAATCTCTTCATTACTCTTCGTTTGACTGCCGtctcttttatttttgctttttctCTAAGTTCTTCAATAAGATCAAGATCGGTTCTCAAACACTCATTGTTGATATTCCAGTCTTCCATTTGTCTTCTTAATGTGGGTTCATTAACTTCTACTGGTAACATTGCGTCTGTTCCATAAGTGAGATTGAACGGTGTTTCTCCAGTTGATGTTTGCGGTGTGCAACGATATGCCCATAAAATCTCTGGTAATTTCTCTGCCCATAATCCTTTAGCAGTCCCCAACCTCTTTTTTAATTGTCCAAGAATAACCTTGTTTGCGGCTTCAGCTTGTCCATTCGTTTGTGGATGTTCGACCGAAGTGGTTGTGGGCTTGATTCCCAAATCTGCATAaaattccataagttttttgtCAATGAATTGTCGGCCATTGTCACTTACAATAGTATGTGGGATTCCGAAtcgacatattatatttttccatataAACGTTTGGACTTGCTGTGCCGTTATCTTTGTCAATGCTTCTGCTTCTATCCATTTTGTAAAGTAGTCTACAGCTACTATCATGAATTTTGTTTGGCCTCGTCCAAGTGGGAATGGGCCGAGTATATCAATTCCCCATTTTGCAAATGGCCATGGAGATATGATTTCTTGCAACTCCTGCGCTGGGATATGATTTAAGCTCccaaactcttggcattttCTACATGTTTTGACATAAACTTCACAGTCCTCTCGGATtgttggccaataataaccaGCTCTACAAACCTTTGTTGCCATTGTTCGAGCTCCACAATGCAGTCCACAAATTCCTTCATGAAGTTCTTTGACCACATATTCTGCTTGTTCTTTGGTCAAACATTTTAACAAGGGCATAGAGTATCCCCTTTTATATAGCTCATCACCGATTGGAATGAAATTAGCGACTTTTTTTGCTATTTTGATATCCGGCTGAACACCTTGCTCCTGGGTCTTTATGATTTCGATGTATGTGTTTATCCAGTCATCTTTGGCTGTTACAATATTGAAGCATTCGTCGAGACTAACTGTCGGATGACTGAGGGTTTGTTGTATGATGGAATTGTGTTGCACTGGTCTTTGTTGGCTTGCTAACTTAGACAATGAATCTGCTTTCATATTTAATTCTCTTGGAATGTATTTCATCTCGGCCTTGTTAAAACATTGCATAATATTTAAGACTTTatgataatatttcattaacaaAGGGTCTTTTACCTGATACTCCCCGTGCACTTGTCCCACCGACAGCTGTGAATCCGTTTTGCAAAGGACATTTTCCACTCCCATGTCTCTGGCTAATAACAATCCTGCAACAAGAgcttcatattcggcctgaTTGTTGGATGTTTTGAACTCGAATTTGAGCGCCATTTCGACTTGGAAGTTATCGGGTCCTTCAAGTACTATTCCTGCTCCGCTTCCTCTTTGCTTGACGCGCCATCTACATACAAAGTCCACTGGTCCTGTTGTGCTGATGTTGGCATCTGAATGATAAAATCTGCAAGAGATTGGGCTTTGATTGGTCCTCTTGGTTCGTATTTGATTCCATATTCCGAAAGCTCCATTGACCATGTCACCATTCGACCTGCAAGCTctggtttttttaaaattttagatattggAAAATCTGTTCTCACTATTACCTGATGATTCTGAAAGTATGGTCGAAGGCGTCTTGCAGCATACACTAATGTTAGGGCAACTCTTTCAACTTTGGGATATCTGGTTTCGACATTTTGTAGGGTTCTACTCACAAAATATATCGGTTTCTGCTCTGGGTTTTCTTGGATTAAAGCGGCTCCTATTGCTTCATTTGAAGTAGCTAAGTAGACTATGATGGGTTGATTGGGTACAGGTTTTACTAAAATTGGAGGTTCAGCCACCATGCTCTTTATTTGAGATAAAGCTTGCTCACATTGTTCACTCCACACAAAATTTTCAGATTTTTTCAACAAGTTTATAATCGGTTTAGTTTTCTCAGCCAATATTGGCAGAAATCTTGATAGTGAATTCAACTTCCCTACTAGCCTTTGCACTTCTTTTAGGTTTTTTGGTCTTCCCATCTGCATGATTGCCTCACATTTGTCAGGATTAGCTTCAATTCCTCTGTTTGTCAACATAAATCCCAAAAATTTTCCTCCTCTGACGCCGAAAACGCATTTTTCTGGATTAAGTCGAATATTGTATTTCTTTATTTGAGCAAACACTTCTTCAAGGTCTTCCAGGTGTTTCTGTATCTCATTTGATTTAACaaccatgtcatcaacatacacTTCTAGGTTCTTTCCAATCTGTTCTTTAAACACTttgtccatcaatctttggtatgTTGCCCCAACATTCTTCAAGCCGAAAGGCATgactttataacaataatttgcAACATCAGTGGTGAAAGCTGTTTTCGGGATATCAGGTGCATACATCTGTATTTGATTATACCCCGAATAAGCATCAAGGAAACTCATCATCTCTTGGCCAGATGCCCCATCAACTAGTCGGTCTATGTTAGGTAATGGATATGTGTCTTTCGGACAAGCTTTGTTCAAATCGGTGTAATCTGTACACATTCTCCATTGTCCACTTGGTTTTTTGACGAGTACCACATTAGACAACCACGTGGTATACTTAGCTTCTCGGATAAAACCAGCTTGTATTAACTTTTGAGTTTCTTCAATTGCTGCTTGTCGTCGTTCTTCTCCTAACTTTCTTCGTTTTTGAGATACTGGCTTTGCTTCCCGGCAAACAGATAATTTGTGACACATTACCTCTGGATCAATTCCAGGGATATCAGACGGCCGCCAGGCAAATAAATCCTTATTACTACGCAACAATGTGATAAGTTTGCTAAGCAATTCATCAGGCATACTTCCACTTACATAAGTGCATTGTCTGTTGTCTTGGCCTAACAGTACTGCTGTCGTTTCTTCTTTTGGTTCCAGTCTTTCCTCATTCAATCTGGGATCCAAGTCCACCATGGCTACTATTTTTTCAGCCTCTTTATCCACcttcaaattcatttttaaatctGCTGCATAACATTCTCGAGCATCTCTTTGATTGACATAAACTGTAGCTATCTCTCCTTTTTCTGTTGGGAATTTCATGGCCAAATGTGGTGTTGACACGATTGCTCCTAACTTATTTAAGGAAGATCGTCCTAGCAACACATTGTATGAGGTGGATGCGTCCACTACCAGATATcggattttaatttttctaactTTGCTACCTCTTCCAAATGTTGTCACCAAATCAACATATCCCTTTGTGTTAACTCTTTCGCCTGAAAAGCCAATGATTTGCTCTCGAAAAGGCACTATGTCTTCTTCTCTCAAATGTAACCTTTTGAACGTATCCCAGAACAAGATATCGACCGAACTCCCTTGATCAACCAGGGTCTTCATGACAGCATATTCGGCTATTTCAACCGTGATTACCATAGGATCATCATGATCTGGATCAATTTCTTGGAAGTCTTCGTCTGTGAAAAGCATTGGTGGTAAAGTTCTTCTTTTGAAAACATGATTAACAGACCTGATATTTCTCCAATGTTGCTTTCGTGCAGATGAGGATTCCTTCCCAGAAAAACCTCCTGAGATCGTATTTATAAACCCCCTAACCGGTCTTCCCAAACTTCGCTCTCTGCTTCGTCTTACTGATTGAGTGTTTTGATAGATTCTATCTCTTCTTTCGTCTAGCCTTCCAACCCTTCTTTCGTCTCTTTTTTCCACTTGTTTTTCTCTCCTTTCCAACCTTTCAACCCTTCTTTCACCCAGCTCTCGCCCCCTCGTATCTCTCTCTGGACTCAACCATACTCTTGGATTTCCCCTTTGAACAAAACGTTTTAACTGTCCGGCATGAATCAACTcttctattttatctttcaaCCCAATACATTCTTCTGTATGATGACCATGATTTTATGATATTCACAATGTTTGGTGCGGTCTGCCCTTTCTGGTGTTCTTGCTTTTCTTGGTGATGGTATTATTTCGGCTGCCATGGCTTCCTGTAAAATTCTTGCTCTGTTCATATTTAGAGGTGTGTATTGCTGGAACTTTCGAGCTCTGAATTCTTCTCGGGCTCTTCTTGCAACAGGCGGGTGTTCTCTTTCTGTCACCCTCTTCTCGCCTCCATCAACCCTTACTTGGTTTCGAAACTCCCTTAATTCTTCcatttgcataaattttgatGCCCGTTGCCTTAGTTCATCCAGATTGATCGCAGGTTTCTTGCAAAGACTATCGGCAAATGGTCCCGGTTTTAATGCCGTTATCATATGATGCATGGTGACCTCTGGACTAAGATTTCGGATTCCCAAAGCAACCTTTCCAAAACGTTCCATGAACATTCTTAAAGACTCTCCTTTCTCTTGTCTTATGTTCACTAAGGCGATTGACGTTAAATGATGGGGACGACTAGTTGCAAATTGAGCACCGAACTTTTCTATCAACGTATCAAAACAATCTATACTCAAAGGTGGGAGGCGTGTAAACCAGCTCAATGTTGCCCCTTTCAGAGTTGTAGGAAATACTCTGCACATAACAGCATCATtccatgtatacaagctgaTTTGAGTAGTATATATTGCAATATGCTCATCAGGATCCGTACTTCCATCATATTTGTCAATGGTTAAGTTCTTCCAATTGTCAGGCAACGGAGTATCGACTATAACATCATAAACGGATGTTTTCTGGAAGATGTTCCTGCACAAACCCCAGAGTTTTGAAGCCATCTTCTTCTGGTTTGAGAATTTTCATTATACATCCTCTCGTTCACTTGTATCCCCGGTTGGACAGTTTCGAAAGATGAATTCAAAACCGTTTCCTCTTGTAACTTTCTCCTCATGTGTGCGTTTTCGGCTCTCAACATACTcaattcttcttcattattcttttttaacatctcgaattctttttgtaattggACCAACATTGCCATTGGCATGTTAACATTGTCTTCCCGATCTCCACCTTGTTCTCCTCCTTGACTCATCTTGTCTTTAACCCTTCTCAATTgaccctcggccccacggtgggcgccaaaatgttcttacaacaaggaccaagaacacttgAAATGGGTTAATCAAGACTAATCCTTCAATCTTGGGCCGGGTACTTCTCTCCTTgatggtgctctcggcttctcctctcggctggtgctctcggcttctcctctcggctggtgctctcggcttctcctctcggctggtgctctcggcttctcctcacaacaggtggggggtacctgcaagtcgctccgatgccaaagtcagaaaaggtttaatgttcatcagataaaatcactcttacctttttcttgtgctgacctcctatttatagggtttCGTTGATGGGCCTTCAACAGTACTTTTGGACTTTCTTCtcacacctttttattacttttacaccCCCTTGTGCAAGTTCCTTATTTAAATTGggctttattatgatttttattatcctTTCAGGTTTCGGTTTAAACCTCTCGGTTTCAACCTTTTTCCCTTGTTTACTCAATGTTGTTCTCGgcctaaacctctcggttttagcctaccagtacagtaaatatatttataatagatATTAAGATATTTATTCATTACAAATCatgtttgaaaaataaaaagtaatatgctGTATTTTGTAACGAGTTTTTCAAGAGTTTTGCTCCCGGATTTGACTTATgcaatttagaaaataaaatgtacTCACAATCACGACTTTTATCAatgtatataatataaagttCATGTAATAAATACgtttaaattttagttcttaATTTTTTCAAGACATGTACTTATCAGTAATTTAAACAaccaatatataatatattttatatataaaaaaagagatTACTAATAAGTCACGGTTTTTGGTGAGTTTATTTTGTATTCAAAACtccaatgttttttttatgtacaataataaaatgacttagttattatttaaactatataaataatgtattttagataattttattgattaaattatttataattagtgATCTTGTTTCATATATTTACTTGTTCTTGGGATATGGAAGTAAAACAGTTTTGtgaaatttttgttattaattttagaatttaaagttCATTCTACAAGTTTATGTTTTCAgttaaaaagtaaatataataatttaatttgtcTTATGAGATATAAAATGATAACAACTTTGTCTTGCTACTCTCCTTCCAATTATTAGtggttttgttttatatttaaatatttttatatgaaaagaTAATGGTTGAGTATTAT
Encoded here:
- the LOC137809349 gene encoding uncharacterized protein, with the translated sequence MASKLWGLCRNIFQKTSVYDVIVDTPLPDNWKNLTIDKYDGSTDPDEHIAIYTTQISLYTWNDAVMCRVFPTTLKGATLSWFTRLPPLSIDCFDTLIEKFGAQFATSRPHHLTSIALVNIRQEKGESLRMFMERFGKVALGIRNLSPEVTMHHMITALKPGPFADSLCKKPAINLDELRQRASKFMQMEELREFRNQVRVDGGEKRVTEREHPPVARRAREEFRARKFQQYTPLNMNRARILQEAMAAEIIPSPRKARTPERADRTKHCEYHKIMVIIQKNLKRFVQRGNPRVWLSPERDTRGRELGERRVERLERREKQVEKRDERRVGRLDERRDRIYQNTQSVRRSRERSLGRPVRGFINTISGGFSGKESSSARKQHWRNIRSVNHVFKRRTLPPMLFTDEDFQEIDPDHDDPMVITVEIAEYAVMKTLVDQGSSVDILFWDTFKRLHLREEDIVPFREQIIGFSGERVNTKGYVDLVTTFGRGSKVRKIKIRYLVVDASTSYNVLLGRSSLNKLGAIVSTPHLAMKFPTEKGEIATVYVNQRDARECYAADLKMNLKVDKEAEKIVAMVDLDPRLNEERLEPKEETTAVLLGQDNRQCTYVSGSMPDELLSKLITLLRSNKDLFAWRPSDIPGIDPEVMCHKLSVCREAKPVSQKRRKLGEERRQAAIEETQKLIQAGFIREAKYTTWLSNVVLVKKPSGQWRMCTDYTDLNKACPKDTYPLPNIDRLVDGASGQEMMSFLDAYSGYNQIQMYAPDIPKTAFTTDVANYCYKVMPFGLKNVGATYQRLMDKVFKEQIGKNLEVYVDDMVVKSNEIQKHLEDLEEVFAQIKKYNIRLNPEKCVFGVRGGKFLGFMLTNRGIEANPDKCEAIMQMGRPKNLKEVQRLVGKLNSLSRFLPILAEKTKPIINLLKKSENFVWSEQCEQALSQIKSMVAEPPILVKPVPNQPIIVYLATSNEAIGAALIQENPEQKPIYFVSRTLQNVETRYPKVERVALTLVYAARRLRPYFQNHQVIVRTDFPISKILKKPELAGRMVTWSMELSEYGIKYEPRGPIKAQSLADFIIQMPTSAQQDQWTLYVDGASSKEEAEQE